The following are from one region of the Treponema denticola genome:
- a CDS encoding peptidase domain-containing ABC transporter, with translation MFNKKSNLTVVLQQDTQDCGPACLATLCKYYGKRIPISYICKIAGTDRGGTSGYGIVRGAEELGFSCQGALSPEKEFSEDIVFPIITHLKRNDSEHYVVIFKIKKDNVIIGDPASGLLKIPISEFKKEWSGVFFVLTPQEKFKLNKDSGSILTRFLYLLKPHKKIVGEVLTASILLSFLGIIVAFYFRFLVDEVLYSGTKITLNLVSLGYLVVIIFQTLLNISRNQLMLHMSSKMEAALSFEYFDHVLHLPMDFFTTRKTGEVLSRIHDVNTIRQVLSSTGMNIILDSLMLVVGGAFLCASGGILMLIAVIPVIISAVVICFFVQPYRRMIKEKAVIDAEKYSGMVESINGIGTVKALSSEDLAFERTEVKMVDSVNKGIEIGTLANIENAVQMTLSQLGTLGVYWVGSFKILNGTMSLGQLIAFSILSGYFLGPLGRLLTLQPTLQEAFVAANRLSEILDMPIEKTTYSGKTKIENIEGSIEIKDLCFAYGLHGNTLENINLNIKPGMKIAFVGASGSGKTTLVKLLMKFYNFQSGEILIDGLNIKDLETESYRKLIGYVPQEVLLFSGSIRENILWGNGFLPENALYYAAKVSRSDAFINKLPDRYETIIGERGATLSGGERQRIALARILLREPKILILDEATASLDAITEKAIMSTIEEIIENKTTIIVAHRLSTIINCDKIFVFDGGKIKEEGTHKELILKNGIYTDLWNAQNTGV, from the coding sequence GTGTTTAATAAAAAATCCAATTTAACCGTGGTCTTGCAGCAAGATACTCAGGACTGCGGTCCTGCCTGTCTTGCAACTCTTTGCAAATATTACGGGAAAAGAATACCTATTTCTTATATATGCAAAATAGCAGGTACGGATAGAGGCGGTACCTCAGGATACGGAATTGTCCGCGGTGCAGAAGAATTAGGATTTTCATGTCAGGGAGCTTTAAGTCCCGAAAAAGAATTTTCCGAGGATATCGTCTTCCCCATAATTACTCATTTAAAAAGAAATGATTCAGAACATTATGTTGTAATTTTTAAAATTAAAAAAGATAACGTAATTATAGGAGACCCTGCTTCAGGGCTTTTGAAAATACCTATAAGTGAATTTAAAAAAGAGTGGAGCGGTGTCTTTTTTGTTTTAACTCCTCAAGAAAAATTTAAGTTAAATAAAGATTCAGGCAGTATTTTAACCCGTTTTTTGTATCTTTTAAAGCCCCATAAAAAAATAGTAGGCGAAGTTCTTACGGCAAGTATACTCTTAAGTTTTTTAGGTATAATCGTTGCTTTTTATTTTCGGTTTTTGGTTGATGAAGTTTTATATTCAGGTACAAAAATAACGCTTAACTTGGTTTCTTTAGGATACCTTGTTGTAATTATTTTTCAAACGCTGTTAAATATTTCGCGTAATCAACTTATGCTTCATATGAGCAGTAAGATGGAAGCTGCTTTAAGTTTTGAATACTTTGACCATGTTCTTCATCTTCCGATGGATTTTTTTACTACACGCAAAACAGGAGAGGTCCTTTCCCGTATTCATGATGTAAATACTATAAGACAGGTTCTGTCTTCTACAGGAATGAATATTATCTTGGACTCCCTAATGCTGGTTGTAGGCGGAGCTTTTTTATGTGCATCAGGCGGTATACTCATGTTGATTGCCGTTATTCCGGTTATTATTTCTGCCGTTGTAATATGTTTTTTTGTGCAGCCATATAGAAGAATGATAAAAGAAAAGGCCGTAATAGATGCCGAAAAATATTCAGGCATGGTAGAGTCCATAAACGGAATAGGAACAGTAAAGGCTCTTTCAAGTGAAGATCTTGCATTTGAGCGAACCGAGGTAAAAATGGTAGATTCCGTAAATAAGGGGATTGAAATAGGTACGCTTGCAAATATAGAAAATGCCGTGCAAATGACTCTTTCGCAGCTTGGAACTTTAGGCGTTTATTGGGTAGGCAGTTTTAAAATATTAAACGGAACAATGAGCCTCGGGCAGTTGATAGCATTTTCTATTTTATCGGGATATTTTTTAGGCCCCTTAGGGCGTTTATTAACCTTGCAACCTACATTACAGGAAGCCTTTGTTGCAGCAAACCGCCTTTCCGAAATACTTGATATGCCTATCGAAAAAACAACCTATTCGGGAAAAACTAAAATAGAAAATATAGAAGGTTCTATCGAAATTAAAGACCTCTGTTTTGCATACGGTTTACATGGTAATACATTAGAAAATATTAATTTAAATATAAAACCCGGAATGAAAATTGCTTTTGTAGGAGCCTCCGGTTCAGGCAAAACAACACTTGTAAAACTGCTTATGAAATTTTATAATTTTCAAAGCGGGGAAATCCTTATTGACGGTTTAAATATAAAAGATTTGGAAACCGAATCGTATCGTAAACTTATAGGTTATGTACCTCAAGAAGTTCTATTATTTTCAGGTTCAATTAGAGAAAATATTTTATGGGGAAACGGGTTTTTACCGGAAAATGCTTTGTATTATGCTGCAAAAGTTTCCCGCTCCGATGCTTTTATCAATAAGCTGCCCGATCGTTACGAAACAATTATAGGAGAACGGGGTGCAACTCTTTCGGGCGGTGAACGGCAGCGTATAGCCTTGGCCCGTATTTTACTTAGGGAACCTAAAATACTGATACTTGATGAGGCGACTGCAAGTTTAGATGCTATTACCGAAAAAGCTATAATGAGTACAATTGAAGAAATAATTGAAAATAAAACTACAATTATTGTTGCTCACAGACTTTCGACAATTATAAATTGCGATAAAATTTTTGTTTTTGATGGAGGTAAAATAAAAGAAGAAGGAACACATAAAGAGCTTATTTTAAAAAACGGAATATATACCGATCTTTGGAATGCTCAAAATACAGGTGTTTAA
- a CDS encoding HlyD family secretion protein: protein MEEVVYAKGQVRPVQNISLVKNIIAGEIVQINYLPGQKIEKGVELVKIDDSIYSARKEALQAYYMVKKLFFMFMCCILSSLYAIEYEEFIAGVLTNSNEYQKALSKYNIKKTAAQKIQYRWIPKLSLKLNYISNVEIKTHDQIHAFTTGLNLKQTLPMGMGLTFNIDNTFALSKIKGAKNEYSSSSKTQFSMPLYFFAPAILKPYAEHEFYLGEDSISFVDLELQRIREKIIAEAIYVAVSYWLQKKTIAIEEEKSQIDLQLGLNDEALWKQGKLSTLELSERNTKRYNNQLNLLNSKKRYLQMLHTLNLTGMGADAMPSNIESWIKKLESYISHEYINTDTEFLLKQKQLKVNQYYTLKEQLNRLPSFIFSFTLDPASKSKGGVKFKDTIQNYWKAEKSWLFNFAVGINIPLSPLDEVYDIDKTTKELLNLNKLEIEALSMNYQNKKEVHEINLNILNEVCILAEKNKENIQNRLASSEVLLKQGYITEIDFKIQNLDYQLSQLNSLKARLDYIIEVLNY from the coding sequence ATGGAAGAAGTAGTATATGCAAAAGGACAGGTAAGGCCTGTACAAAATATATCATTAGTAAAAAATATAATTGCAGGTGAGATTGTACAAATAAATTATTTGCCTGGACAAAAAATAGAAAAGGGTGTAGAACTTGTAAAAATTGATGACAGTATTTATTCGGCAAGAAAAGAAGCTCTTCAAGCCTATTATATGGTAAAGAAACTTTTTTTTATGTTTATGTGTTGTATATTATCTTCATTGTATGCAATTGAATATGAAGAATTTATTGCCGGGGTTTTAACAAACAGTAATGAATATCAAAAAGCTCTTAGTAAATATAATATAAAAAAAACGGCAGCACAAAAAATACAATATAGATGGATTCCTAAATTATCTTTAAAGTTAAACTATATTAGCAATGTGGAGATTAAGACTCATGACCAAATACATGCCTTTACAACAGGTCTCAATTTAAAACAAACCCTGCCTATGGGAATGGGATTAACTTTTAATATTGATAATACATTTGCTTTAAGTAAAATAAAAGGTGCAAAAAATGAATACAGCTCTTCTTCCAAGACTCAATTTTCAATGCCGCTTTATTTTTTTGCTCCGGCTATTTTAAAACCGTATGCAGAGCATGAGTTTTATTTGGGTGAAGATAGTATTAGTTTTGTCGATTTGGAATTACAACGAATAAGAGAAAAAATAATCGCAGAGGCAATATATGTTGCTGTTTCTTATTGGCTTCAAAAAAAGACTATAGCAATTGAAGAAGAAAAGTCACAAATAGATTTACAACTGGGCCTAAATGATGAAGCTTTATGGAAGCAAGGAAAACTTTCTACGCTTGAACTTTCGGAAAGAAATACAAAAAGATATAATAATCAATTAAATTTGTTAAATTCAAAAAAAAGATACCTTCAAATGCTTCATACTTTAAATTTGACAGGGATGGGTGCAGATGCAATGCCGAGTAATATTGAATCTTGGATAAAAAAACTTGAAAGCTATATTTCTCATGAGTATATAAATACTGATACCGAATTTTTACTTAAACAAAAGCAATTGAAAGTAAATCAATATTATACATTGAAAGAACAGCTTAATCGGCTTCCGTCGTTTATATTTTCATTTACACTTGATCCGGCTTCTAAATCAAAAGGCGGTGTGAAATTTAAAGATACTATTCAAAATTACTGGAAGGCTGAGAAAAGCTGGCTTTTTAATTTTGCTGTTGGAATAAATATTCCGCTGTCTCCACTTGATGAAGTCTATGATATAGATAAGACTACTAAAGAACTGCTTAATTTAAATAAACTGGAAATTGAAGCTCTTAGTATGAACTATCAAAATAAAAAAGAAGTTCATGAAATAAATTTAAATATTTTAAACGAGGTTTGTATTTTAGCAGAAAAGAATAAAGAGAATATACAAAATCGTTTAGCTTCTTCAGAAGTTTTACTAAAACAAGGCTATATAACCGAGATCGATTTTAAAATTCAAAATCTTGATTATCAGCTTTCGCAATTAAATAGTCTAAAAGCCAGACTTGATTATATAATTGAAGTTTTAAATTATTAA
- a CDS encoding clustered-type lipoprotein — MKKDKLKLIFILILAAFLFSCSKEIKEQKPEETKVETSTKIEPKENEFLSKPEYNTHVKSPEQIKELEEKYKKSKAYEESLKQLRTELDKKEKILRYKCPVFMSIDNLAQQKAPALYSSVYNLEFIHFYEIKKEGEFCYCKYKAPTQNGGTLDYQVTYKWYNIEQMYLPLSYDLLSETNMVKINDELIENQVHGSIYSMENDEKKDEMIKLFEDYENTRYPLYFEVVHTDWDTGVKTMGYKQYDMKILDYVKGNFTNSGYDEYFVMFYEDAPDPEIYDQFIERVRCFVVDEDKIIKDYYITVPSASFFPPHIERGGLFGLKNFGFEFSQGWVSDFNQNGKNEIYFVTHFSTGRNFLFIIEFNGEFFVTGYVYDNDYDVVSVDWYKKMIIIKDKSRSGEWIDDYQWNDTLKEFILLKRKY, encoded by the coding sequence GTGAAAAAAGACAAATTAAAACTTATTTTTATCTTAATATTAGCGGCTTTTTTATTTTCGTGTTCTAAAGAAATTAAAGAACAGAAGCCTGAGGAGACAAAAGTTGAAACATCTACAAAAATTGAACCGAAAGAAAATGAATTTTTATCAAAGCCCGAATATAACACGCACGTGAAGAGTCCTGAACAAATTAAGGAATTAGAAGAAAAATACAAAAAAAGTAAAGCATACGAGGAAAGTCTTAAACAGCTTAGAACCGAGCTTGATAAGAAAGAAAAAATTCTAAGATATAAATGTCCGGTATTTATGAGTATTGATAATCTGGCACAACAAAAGGCTCCGGCACTGTATAGTTCGGTATATAACCTTGAGTTTATTCATTTTTATGAGATAAAAAAGGAAGGTGAATTTTGCTATTGTAAATATAAAGCTCCTACCCAAAACGGAGGAACTCTTGATTATCAGGTTACCTATAAGTGGTATAACATTGAACAGATGTATCTTCCTCTCTCTTATGACCTTTTAAGTGAGACTAATATGGTAAAAATAAATGACGAACTTATAGAAAACCAAGTGCACGGCTCTATATATAGTATGGAAAACGATGAAAAAAAAGATGAAATGATAAAACTGTTTGAAGATTACGAAAACACACGATATCCTTTATATTTTGAGGTTGTCCATACAGATTGGGATACGGGAGTCAAAACTATGGGATATAAACAGTATGATATGAAAATCCTTGATTATGTAAAGGGGAACTTTACAAACTCAGGATATGATGAATACTTTGTTATGTTTTATGAAGATGCCCCTGATCCGGAAATATATGATCAGTTTATAGAAAGAGTGCGATGTTTTGTAGTTGATGAAGATAAGATAATCAAAGATTACTATATTACTGTTCCTAGTGCATCATTTTTTCCACCGCATATTGAACGAGGCGGTCTTTTTGGGTTAAAAAATTTTGGATTTGAGTTTTCTCAAGGGTGGGTGTCGGATTTTAATCAAAACGGTAAAAATGAAATATATTTTGTAACTCATTTTAGCACAGGTAGGAATTTCTTATTTATAATTGAATTCAATGGCGAGTTTTTTGTTACCGGTTATGTATATGATAATGATTACGATGTAGTATCTGTTGATTGGTATAAAAAAATGATTATAATAAAAGATAAGTCGAGGAGCGGTGAATGGATAGATGATTATCAATGGAATGATACTTTAAAAGAGTTTATTTTATTAAAAAGAAAATATTAG
- a CDS encoding LysM peptidoglycan-binding domain-containing protein, producing MKENSNIKKSKIRILTIEELYMIHGGKQTSKDENEGDYTVKKGDTLSKIVREHYPDATSKELSEKIKETAKNSGIENPDLIHPGQKIVFENAKPETPSQKSDKKKRPKEQTQNKDKEASDNYDRQEDTIYEDEKSIKYGHDEKKENKNVSTKTIGTVDNQSHNKKNKIDGKQNFAKSNIHEKTGGIFENMLLKIFNPPEYERRLMIRRAAANDIHSRQHNMLSETLENIPQTIWYGATEWHYEMRDKLNKYDTSIYTHKIILDEQMEWRRETRDIFHQDGIEPKERKYCHPNGWEVVYDGKSLVDQNPRVVTDDKIRGTYNYIDPGAPPENWYDVPRWTEYAARGIGHTVVDIVPYWILGNSRK from the coding sequence ATGAAAGAAAATTCAAACATAAAAAAATCAAAAATCAGAATATTAACCATTGAAGAGCTGTATATGATACACGGCGGTAAACAGACATCTAAAGATGAGAATGAAGGAGATTATACGGTAAAAAAAGGAGACACTTTAAGTAAGATAGTACGGGAACACTATCCTGATGCAACCAGCAAGGAACTATCCGAAAAAATTAAAGAAACTGCAAAAAATAGCGGTATAGAAAATCCCGATCTGATACATCCGGGACAAAAAATAGTCTTTGAAAATGCAAAGCCCGAAACACCATCTCAAAAATCCGATAAAAAAAAACGGCCGAAGGAACAAACTCAAAACAAGGATAAGGAAGCAAGCGATAACTATGACAGACAAGAAGATACAATATATGAGGATGAAAAAAGTATAAAATATGGTCATGATGAAAAAAAAGAAAATAAAAATGTCAGCACTAAAACTATAGGCACTGTGGATAATCAATCACATAATAAAAAAAACAAAATAGATGGTAAACAAAATTTTGCAAAATCAAATATACATGAAAAAACAGGCGGAATATTTGAGAATATGCTTTTAAAAATTTTTAATCCGCCTGAATACGAGAGGCGTCTTATGATTCGCAGAGCCGCGGCTAATGATATTCACAGTAGACAACATAATATGTTATCAGAAACATTGGAAAATATTCCTCAAACAATATGGTATGGTGCCACAGAGTGGCATTATGAAATGCGTGATAAATTAAATAAATATGATACTTCAATATACACGCATAAGATTATTTTAGATGAACAAATGGAATGGAGGAGAGAAACCCGTGACATATTTCATCAAGATGGTATTGAGCCAAAAGAAAGGAAATATTGTCATCCGAACGGATGGGAAGTTGTTTATGATGGAAAATCGCTTGTAGACCAAAATCCAAGAGTAGTTACCGATGATAAAATACGTGGAACCTATAACTATATTGATCCTGGAGCTCCTCCCGAAAATTGGTATGATGTACCAAGGTGGACTGAGTATGCCGCAAGAGGGATAGGGCATACTGTAGTAGATATCGTGCCTTATTGGATTTTAGGTAATTCCCGCAAGTAG
- a CDS encoding bacteriocin-type signal sequence, with protein MEKIIKLTDEELLKINGGGEINDAIDDEVILSRKRRINLEKSQDTVREAAIYRPYAKGNFDYEGAAEGVTWCNQSSYDVMEATGVHMEAFYGKPDGYKGKEGQRGAGYWVNANTACKNVENYIDKYAKEWVNAKIKEVGLTNIEAGFDYIGPNSVKNYNEAYTKKYNELSALQPITSLNVAGLPVNDTAIKEDPFGV; from the coding sequence ATGGAAAAAATTATTAAATTAACTGATGAAGAGTTGTTAAAAATAAACGGAGGAGGAGAGATTAATGATGCTATAGATGATGAGGTAATATTATCGAGAAAAAGGCGTATTAATCTTGAAAAGTCTCAAGATACTGTACGGGAAGCTGCAATTTATCGGCCTTATGCAAAAGGAAATTTTGACTATGAAGGCGCCGCAGAAGGTGTAACATGGTGTAACCAATCAAGTTATGATGTAATGGAAGCTACCGGTGTCCATATGGAAGCATTTTATGGAAAACCGGATGGGTATAAAGGAAAAGAAGGTCAAAGAGGCGCCGGATATTGGGTTAATGCAAATACAGCCTGTAAAAATGTTGAAAATTATATAGATAAATATGCAAAAGAATGGGTTAACGCTAAGATAAAGGAGGTTGGACTAACAAATATAGAGGCAGGGTTTGACTATATAGGGCCGAACTCGGTTAAAAATTATAATGAAGCTTATACAAAAAAGTATAACGAGTTATCCGCCTTACAGCCTATAACAAGTTTAAATGTTGCGGGGCTTCCTGTAAACGATACTGCAATAAAAGAAGATCCGTTTGGGGTGTAG
- a CDS encoding tetratricopeptide repeat protein, protein MQSKNKRFITIIFLLILIYGCKTTDNNTTDTSKKQNYSQAEYFNMAGNSAKEKKDGTRAIYYYTKAIEVDPAYIEAYLNRGEAYVYLAEHEKALADFDRIIELNPKEDKAYYFKGLLFNDAGNYNKAIENLNTAINLNDKAYEYYEARSRAYEQINEYEKAFEDINTAIKLNPKSAKLYNLRGRLHEHFERTDDAINDFKIAIKLDPDDIWPYNGLLFIYLEMDKNNEAFEIVNKMIKMKPSWIGILYGIRGTLFSMRGQYKEAIEDCNTGIRMYPHNASLYNIRGKIYFDLKEYKKAIEDFDMAIKFALENQNTEKQDAIEYKQKAYEALAEMGGK, encoded by the coding sequence ATGCAATCTAAAAATAAGCGTTTTATCACAATCATATTTTTATTAATCTTAATCTACGGCTGTAAAACAACAGATAACAATACAACCGATACAAGTAAAAAACAAAACTATAGCCAAGCCGAATATTTTAACATGGCAGGAAACAGTGCAAAAGAAAAAAAAGATGGAACAAGGGCTATATATTATTATACAAAAGCAATTGAAGTAGATCCTGCTTATATTGAAGCCTATCTAAACAGAGGAGAAGCATATGTTTATCTGGCTGAACACGAAAAAGCTCTAGCTGACTTTGATAGGATAATTGAGCTTAATCCGAAAGAAGATAAAGCCTATTATTTTAAAGGTTTATTGTTTAATGATGCAGGTAACTATAATAAAGCTATTGAAAACTTAAATACTGCGATAAACTTAAACGATAAAGCGTATGAATATTACGAAGCAAGAAGCCGAGCTTATGAACAAATCAATGAATATGAAAAAGCTTTTGAGGATATAAATACTGCAATTAAATTAAATCCGAAATCTGCAAAACTATACAATTTAAGAGGGAGATTGCACGAACATTTTGAAAGAACTGATGATGCAATAAACGACTTTAAAATAGCTATTAAATTGGATCCTGATGATATATGGCCGTATAATGGACTACTTTTTATATATCTGGAAATGGATAAAAATAATGAGGCATTTGAAATTGTCAATAAGATGATAAAAATGAAGCCTTCATGGATAGGTATACTATATGGAATACGCGGAACATTATTTTCAATGAGAGGGCAATATAAAGAAGCCATAGAAGACTGTAATACCGGTATAAGGATGTATCCTCATAATGCCTCTCTATACAATATTCGAGGAAAAATTTATTTTGATCTCAAAGAATATAAAAAGGCAATAGAAGACTTTGATATGGCTATTAAATTTGCTTTAGAAAACCAAAATACAGAAAAACAAGATGCCATCGAATACAAACAAAAAGCCTACGAAGCCTTGGCTGAAATGGGAGGAAAATAA